The Harpia harpyja isolate bHarHar1 chromosome 13, bHarHar1 primary haplotype, whole genome shotgun sequence genome contains a region encoding:
- the SRP9 gene encoding signal recognition particle 9 kDa protein isoform X2: MPHYQAWEEFTRAAEKLYLADPMKVRVVLKYRHCDGNLCIKVTDDVACLLYRTDQAQDVKKIEKFQSQLMRLMVAKESRSAAMETD, encoded by the exons atgCCGCACTACCAGGCCTGGGAGGAGTTCACGCGCGCTGCCGAGAAGCTCTACCTCGCCGACCCCATGAAG GTGCGGGTTGTTCTCAAATATCGACATTGTGATGGGAACCTGTGTATCAAAGTAACGGATGATGTGGCT TGTTTGCTGTATAGAACAGACCAGGCGCAAGACGTAAAGAAGATCGAGAAATTCCAGAGTCAGCTAATGCGACTCATGGTGGCTAAGGAATCCCGCAGTGCTGCCATGGAAACAGACTga
- the SRP9 gene encoding signal recognition particle 9 kDa protein isoform X1 — translation MPHYQAWEEFTRAAEKLYLADPMKVGWEPGQAEPRGRAGGTERVPPPAVRVVLKYRHCDGNLCIKVTDDVACLLYRTDQAQDVKKIEKFQSQLMRLMVAKESRSAAMETD, via the exons atgCCGCACTACCAGGCCTGGGAGGAGTTCACGCGCGCTGCCGAGAAGCTCTACCTCGCCGACCCCATGAAGGTGGGGTGGGAGCCGGGCCAGGCCGAGCCGAGAGGCCGGGCGGGCGGGACGGAGAGGGTCCCGCCGCCCGCG GTGCGGGTTGTTCTCAAATATCGACATTGTGATGGGAACCTGTGTATCAAAGTAACGGATGATGTGGCT TGTTTGCTGTATAGAACAGACCAGGCGCAAGACGTAAAGAAGATCGAGAAATTCCAGAGTCAGCTAATGCGACTCATGGTGGCTAAGGAATCCCGCAGTGCTGCCATGGAAACAGACTga